A part of Drosophila ananassae strain 14024-0371.13 chromosome 2R, ASM1763931v2, whole genome shotgun sequence genomic DNA contains:
- the LOC6493304 gene encoding xenotropic and polytropic retrovirus receptor 1, whose amino-acid sequence MKFAEHLTAHITPEWRKQYINYEEMKAMLYAAIEQSPSAELVEREMVTRYFAKFDEEFFHYCDKELAKINTFYSEKMAEATRKYGSLRSELTEALEMGHPKKQPAWKRRTPLGKKNVPARKIQDLKLAFSEFYLGLILLQNYQNLNFTGFRKILKKHDKLLSVDYGARWRMDHVEAAHFYTNKDIDRLIQETEQAVTQDIEGGDRQRAMKRLRVPPLGEQQSPWTTFKVGLFSGAFVVLFITVVIAAMFYGFGENWRAGMRMFRAPFLIIECLFLWGVNVYGWRSSGVNHVLIFELDPRNHLSEQNIMEVASVFGVIWACCVLSYIFCDPLGIPQYAAPLCLYTLMAAFLLNPTKTFHHEARYWALRVLIRVIMAPFCFVNFADFWLADQLNSMVPAFLDIPFLICFFGKSPTWHKAGKAASHCVEYVSLLHPIVAILPAYFRFAQCIRRYRDTKESFPHLVNAAKYATSFFVVIFAHKYHTTTDTYPLSKENPWFYCWITAAIFSSCYAYTWDIKMDWGLFDSKAGDNRFLREEIVYSSTWFYYFGIIEDLILRFSWTLSMSLIEAGYIEGDVMMTILSPLEVFRRFIWNYFRLENEHLNNVGKFRAVRDISVAPMDCSDQTTILRMMDESDGVVNRRRGKAAGGKSANKKNKQEQQRLLLQGESIEDLCA is encoded by the exons ATGAAGTTCGCCGAGCATCTAACGGCCCACATAACGCCCGAGTGGCGAAAGCAGTACATTAACTATGAG GAAATGAAGGCCATGTTGTATGCTGCCATCGAACAATCCCCATCCGCTGAACTCGTAGAGCGGGAAATGGTCACGCGATACTTTGCCAAGTTCGACGAGGAATTTTTCCACTACTGCGACAAAGAGCTGGCCAAGATCAACACATTCTACTCGGAGAAAATGGCCGAGGCCACTCGCAAGTATGGCAGCCTGCGCAGCGAACTGACCGAGGCCCTGGAAATGGGTCATCCGAAGAAACAGCCGGCATGGAAGCGGCGGACTCCGCTGGGCAAGAAGAACGTTCCGGCCCGAAAGATTCAGGATCTCAAGTTGGCATTTAGTGAATTTTATCTGGGACTTATACTGCTACAGAACTATCAGAATCTCAACTTCACGGGTTTCCGGAAGATACTTAAGAAACACGACAAGCTGCTGAGCGTGGATTACGGTGCCCGGTGGCGCATGGATCACGTGGAGGCGGCCCATTTCTATACCAACAAGGACATCGACCGGCTGATTCAGGAAACCGAACAGGCCGTCACGCAGGACATCGAAGGCGGGGATCGTCAGAGGGCCATGAAACGCCTGAGGGTGCCGCCATTGGGGGAGCAACAGAGTCCTTGGACCACCTTTAAAGTGGGCCTCTTCTCCGGCGCCTTCGTCGTGCTCTTCATTACGGTTGTGATTGCGGCCATGTTTTACGGATTCGGTGAGAACTGGCGGGCTGGTATGCGAATGTTCCGGGCCCCCTTCCTGATCATCGAATGCCTGTTCCTCTGGGGCGTCAATGTCTACGGATGGCGATCGTCGGGCGTGAACCACGTCCTCATCTTCGAGCTAGATCCTCGCAACCATCTCTCCGAGCAGAACATCATGGAAGTGGCCTCGGTGTTTGGCGTGATTTGGGCCTGCTGTGTCCTGAGCTATATATTCTGCGATCCTCTCGGTATTCCACAGTATGCGGCTCCCTTGTGCCTGTATACACTGATGGCTGCATTTCTATTGAATCCCACCAAGACCTTTCACCACGAAGCCCGGTATTGGGCATTGAGGGTCCTCATCCGGGTGATCATGGCTCCGTTCTGCTTTGTCAACTTTGCCGATTTCTGGCTGGCGGATCAGCTGAACAGTATGGTGCCTGCCTTTCTGGACATACCGTTCTTGATATGCTTTTTTGGCAAGAGTCCAACGTGGCACAAGGCCGGAAAGG CTGCCAGCCATTGTGTCGAATACGTGTCCTTGCTGCATCCAATTGTGGCCATCTTGCCCGCCTACTTCCGGTTCGCCCAGTGCATTCGTCGATACCGCGACACAAAGGAGTCATTTCCGCATCTGGTCAACGCAGCGAAGTATGCAACATCATTCTTTGTGGTCATATTCGCCCACAAATACCACACGACCACGG ATACCTATCCGCTGTCGAAGGAGAATCCCTGGTTCTATTGCTGGATAACGGCGGCCATCTTTTCGTCCTGTTACGCCTACACATGGGACATTAAAATGGACTGGGGTCTCTTCGACTCGAAGGCGGGCGACAATCGATTCTTGCGTGAGGAAATCGTTTATTCATCGACG TGGTTCTACTACTTTGGCATAATTGAGGACTTGATACTGCGCTTCAGCTGGACCTTGTCCATGAGCCTAATTGAAGCTGGCTACATCGAAGGCGACGTAATGATGACCATTCTCAGTCCCCTGGAGGTTTTCCGTCGATTTATCTGGAATTATTTCCGATTGGAGAACGAGCACCTCAACAATGTTGGTAAATTCAGGGCGGTGCGTGATATATCAGTGGCTCCAATGGATTGCTCAGATCAG ACCACAATTCTACGGATGATGGATGAATCGGATGGCGTGGTGAACCGACGACGCGGCAAGGCCGCTGGCGGCAAATCCgcaaacaagaaaaacaaacaggagcagcagcggcTACTCCTCCAGGGAGAGTCCATCGAGGACCTGTGCGCCTAG
- the LOC6506640 gene encoding motile sperm domain-containing protein 2: MPTDQEPTAEQIAEVRTTILKKLEAEPPAEPFHPNDLRRLKESDVWITRLLKVYDLDVEKTNTRLWDNLIWRQSFGVNDITDKTLNQEFLNDGSIYAHNKDRDGKPLLIISIKKHSKSRNQEDLLRIIVYWVERLQQESNDKITLFMDMTGSGLGNMDIDFIKAIIGIFETKYPYVPNYILVHELPFLLNAAFKIVKTFLPEEALKILKVTTKKDIDQYVDKDNCLKLWGGNDDYEFKFA, encoded by the exons ATGCCCACTGACCAGGAGCCCACCGCCGAGCAGATCGCCGAAGTCCGGACCACCATACTCAAGAAATTGGAAGCCGAGCCACCAGCAG AACCCTTCCACCCCAATGATCTGAGGCGTTTGAAGGAGTCTGATGTCTGGATCACCAGACTACTGAAGGTCTACGACTTGGATGTGGAGAAGACCAACACCAGGCTGTGGGACAATCTGATCTGGCGCCAGAGTTTCGGGGTCAACGATATCACCGATAAGACACTAAACCAGGAGTTCCTGAACGATGGTTCCATCTACGCCCACAACAAGGACAGGGATGGCAAGCCCCTGTTGATCATCAGCATCAAGAAGCACTCGAAGAGCCGGAACCAAGAGGATCTCCTGCGTATCATCGTCTACTGGGTGGAGCGCCTGCAGCAGGAATCGAACGATAAGATCACTCTTTTTATGGACATGACTGGCTCTGGCCTGGGCAACATGGATATTGATTTTATCAAGGCGATCATAGGGATTTTCGAGACCAAGTATCCTTATGTGCCAAACTACATTCTGGTGCATGAGTTGCCCTTCCTCTTAAATG CTGCCTTCAAAATTGTCAAGACTTTCTTGCCGGAAGAGGCCCTCAAGATCCTGAAGGTGACCACCAAGAAGGACATCGATCAGTATGTGGATAAGGACAACTGCCTGAAACTGTGGGGCGGCAATGACGATTACGAGTTCAAGTTTGCCTAG